One Pagrus major chromosome 15, Pma_NU_1.0 DNA window includes the following coding sequences:
- the LOC141009176 gene encoding polymeric immunoglobulin receptor-like, translating into MKYQFIHITTVATTTLFTTPQPGNTTTAFADKETTTVQGEQQSDSVDLKILIILLSLLIFIIIIILCIWFMLKKHKQAKAAASATTAEVDITYCNIEEMRKTSSQTSYTDSDVDVMYSSVVFKRPKRVLKTSYTDSDVDVMYSSVVFNKPKGLQKVEANGIHSITTVSKVSVKAGGSVSIPCLYESRYINNVKYLCKGSDWISCSYAVKTNRQSSGKFSISDDKIQRIFTVTIKDLMEQDTGYYWCVVEINNGGDNGKYFHLSVTRGAPSLYVAHQEITGVIGEQITIKCYHRYPGVIQWCRLGGSCVTEPSGLIGGTEVTTDRSVPNVFTVAMIVLKTESSGWYWCVQGDLQMPVHLTVHEKSTTEKAATTVDSEEHRYQVDLKSIII; encoded by the exons ATGAAATATCAGTTTATACATATTA CCACTGTTGCAACAACAACACTCTTCACCACTCCTCAGCCTGGAAATACCACCACTGCTTTTGCAGACAAAGAAACCACCACAGTTCAGGGTGAACAGCAAAG TGATTCAGTCGACCTAAAGATCCTCATCATCCTTTTGAGCTTGTTGATCTTCATCATAATTATCATCTTGTGCATCTGGTTTATGTTGAAAAAGCACA AGCAGGCCAAAGCTGCAGCATCAGCCACAACG GCTGAAGTTGACATCACTTACTGTAATATTGAGGAGATGAGAAAAACTTCAAGCCAG ACTTCATATACTGACAGCGATGTGGACGTGATGTACAGCTCTGTGGTCTTCAAGAGGCCAAAACGTGTCCTGAAG ACTTCATATACTGACAGCGATGTGGACGTGATGTACAGCTCTGTGGTTTTCAATAAGCCAAAAGGTTTGCAGAAG GTTGAAGCCAATG GAATTCACAGCATAACTACAGTCAGTAAAGTGTCAGTGAAGGCTGGAGGCTCCGTCTCTATCCCATGTCTCTATGAGTCACGATACataaacaatgtaaaatacTTATGTAAAGGATCTGATTGGATCTCCTGCTCATATGcagttaaaacaaacagacaaagttcAGGGAAGTTTTCAATCTCTGATGACAAAATCCAAAGAATCTTCACTGTGACCATAAAAGATCTGATGGAACAGGACACTGGTTATTACTGGTGTGTTGTGGAGATTAATAATGGGGGAGATAATGGAAAGTATTTCCACCTGTCAGTCACCAGAG GTGCACCCAGTCTCTATGTGGCTCATCAGGAGATTACAGGAGTAATTGGAGAGCAAATAACCATCAAGTGTTACCATCGTTATCCTGGAGTGATACAGTGGTGCAGGCTGGGCGGCTCCTGTGTGACAGAGCCCTCTGGATTAATAGGTGGAACAGAAGTGACCACTGATAGGAGTGTCCCCAATGTGTTTACTGTGGCTATGATTGTGCTGAAGACAGAGAGCAGCGGCTGGTATTGGTGTGTGCAGGGAGACTTACAGATGCCAGTGCATTTAACTGTTCATGAGAAATCTACAACTG aaaaagcagcAACCACAGTTGACAGTGAAGAGCACAG GTATCAAGTTGACCTAAAGAGCATCATCATC
- the LOC141009692 gene encoding polymeric immunoglobulin receptor-like translates to MAVHLSFLLLLTGLTGIHSITTVSKVSVKAGGSISIPCLYESRYINNVKYLCKGSDWNSCSYAVKTHKQSSGKFSISDDKIQRIFTVTIKDLMEQDAGYYWCVVEINDGGDNGKYFHLSVTRVTPSLYVDHQEITGVIGEKITIKCYHGYPGVIQWCRLGGSCVTEPSGLIDGTEVTTDRSVPNVFTVAMIVLKTESSGWYWCVQGDLQMPVHLTVREKSTTEKAATTVDSEEHRSEVLHGSS, encoded by the exons atggctgTTCATCTCagctttcttctcctcctcactggactcacag gaATTCACAGCATAACTACAGTCAGTAAAGTGTCAGTGAAGGCTGGAGGCTCCATCTCTATCCCATGTCTCTATGAGTCACGATACataaacaatgtaaaatacTTATGTAAAGGATCTGATTGGAACTCCTGCTCATATGcagttaaaacacacaaacaaagttcAGGAAAGTTTTCAATCTCTGATGACAAAATCCAAAGAATCTTCACTGTGACCATAAAAGATCTGATGGAACAGGACGCTGGTTATTACTGGTGTGTTGTGGAGATTAATGATGGGGGAGATAATGGAAAGTATTTCCACCTGTCAGTCACCAGAG TTACACCCAGTCTCTATGTGGATCATCAGGAGATTACAGGAGTAATTGGAGAGAAAATAACCATCAAGTGTTACCATGGTTATCCTGGAGTGATACAGTGGTGCAGGCTGGGCGGCTCCTGTGTGACGGAGCCATCTGGATTAATAGATGGAACAGAAGTGACCACTGATAGGAGTGTCCCCAATGTGTTTACTGTGGCTATGATTGTGCTGAAGACAGAGAGCAGCGGCTGGTACTGGTGTGTGCAGGGAGACTTACAGATGCCAGTGCATTTAACTGTTCGTGAGAAATCTACAACTG aaaaagcagcAACCACAGTTGACAGTGAAGAGCACAGGTCAGAAGTTTTGCAT GGATCAAGTTGA